In Streptomyces hawaiiensis, one genomic interval encodes:
- a CDS encoding glycoside hydrolase family 2 TIM barrel-domain containing protein, with translation MTHAPLDPLLALRPWNAPEVTSWGRLPMNAVDRRRAAVSLDGDWRFQLLPAPDAPLGEVWSSSYVPGVWTVQGTDDLPRYLNVRMPFAEFPPDVPADNPTGVYERAVDVPAEWAGQRIVLQVGAAESVLLAHVDGRPVGISKDSHLAAEFDLTDLVRPGGRATVRLTVVKWSDASHIEDQDQWWHGGITRSVLLYAVDPLHLADVTVRARRDGDLLVECRVRDAGGALPEGWYVSGELDGHLLTQDAEFDRANAEDERVSGFLGEARLRTVVPDVRTWNAETPELYGLTVRLHRADGTVADTSRHRVGFRDVEITGRDLLVNGERVFVRGVNRHDFHPLTGRTVSHDDMRADLVLLKRFGFNAIRTAHYPNDPALYDLADELGFYVVDEADLESHDHAHEIADDPRYLGAFVDRVARMVLRDKNHPSVIIWSLGNESDYGANHDAAAGWVRRHDPTRPLQYEGAAKRGWADPDLASDIACPMYAPLEECLAHALSGTQTKPLIQCEYSHAMGNSNGTLADHWAAIEATPGLQGGFIWEFWDHGILQRVNDGRPAGRGGAGLYDNGVAAPGHRWAYGGDFGETDHDGAFIADGVVFPDRTPKPVMFEHREIAAPVRIESFRHEGVVLSNHQHFRGLDWLSGEWELSLADGTAVTAPAGLPALRPGETAVVPLPFALPEDGGEAWLTLRVTTARDEPWAPRGTVVCLPQVRLRAAPVVLHTPVADRAVEVDEDGLLVHPLLTAAPTLSLWRAPTDNDELGGMAAHWRDWGLAAPTRKVVSVRRDPGRVAVVSDHLCEGGTVRHEQVLTAVEGGLLVEECAELPEALHDVARVGSVFETVAGLNLLEWFGQGPWESYPDRAAGAPVGHHCLPVDELFTPYLRPQESGGRHGVRRFTLSAPDATGLAVRLDRPRQVSVTRHRAADLAAVAHHDELVPRAGCVVHIDAAHRGLGTASCGPDTFASYLVAAGVHRWSWTLRVL, from the coding sequence ATGACCCACGCACCCCTCGATCCCCTGCTCGCCCTGCGCCCCTGGAACGCACCCGAGGTGACCTCCTGGGGCCGGCTGCCGATGAACGCGGTAGACCGGCGCCGCGCAGCCGTCTCGCTCGACGGCGACTGGCGCTTTCAGCTGCTGCCCGCGCCGGACGCCCCGCTCGGGGAGGTCTGGTCGTCGTCGTACGTCCCCGGCGTGTGGACCGTGCAGGGCACGGACGATCTGCCGCGGTACCTGAACGTCCGCATGCCGTTCGCCGAGTTCCCGCCGGACGTGCCCGCGGACAACCCGACCGGGGTGTACGAGCGTGCGGTGGACGTGCCGGCCGAATGGGCCGGGCAGCGGATCGTGCTCCAGGTCGGGGCCGCCGAGAGCGTGCTGCTGGCGCATGTGGACGGGCGGCCCGTCGGGATCTCCAAGGACTCGCACCTGGCGGCCGAGTTCGACCTGACGGACCTGGTGCGTCCCGGGGGGCGGGCCACGGTGCGCCTGACCGTGGTGAAGTGGTCCGACGCCTCACACATCGAGGACCAGGACCAGTGGTGGCACGGCGGCATCACCCGCTCGGTGCTGCTGTACGCCGTCGACCCGCTGCATCTCGCGGACGTGACCGTGCGGGCCCGCCGCGACGGCGACCTGCTGGTGGAGTGCCGGGTGCGGGACGCGGGCGGGGCGCTGCCCGAGGGCTGGTACGTGAGCGGGGAGCTGGACGGGCACCTGCTCACGCAGGACGCGGAGTTCGACCGGGCCAACGCCGAGGACGAGCGCGTCTCCGGATTCCTCGGCGAGGCCCGGCTGCGGACCGTCGTGCCGGACGTCCGCACCTGGAACGCCGAGACGCCCGAGCTGTACGGCCTGACGGTCCGCCTCCACCGCGCCGACGGCACGGTCGCCGACACCTCCCGGCACCGGGTCGGCTTCCGCGACGTCGAGATCACCGGCCGGGACCTGCTGGTCAACGGCGAGCGCGTGTTCGTCCGGGGCGTCAACCGGCACGACTTCCATCCACTGACCGGGCGGACGGTGTCGCATGACGACATGCGCGCGGACCTCGTGCTGCTGAAGCGGTTCGGCTTCAACGCGATCCGCACCGCGCACTACCCGAACGACCCGGCCCTGTACGACCTGGCGGACGAGCTCGGCTTCTACGTCGTCGACGAGGCCGACCTGGAGTCCCACGACCACGCGCACGAGATCGCCGACGACCCGCGCTACCTGGGCGCGTTCGTGGACCGGGTCGCGCGGATGGTCCTGCGCGACAAGAACCACCCGTCCGTCATCATCTGGTCGCTGGGCAACGAGTCCGACTACGGCGCGAACCACGACGCGGCGGCGGGCTGGGTACGCCGGCACGACCCGACCCGGCCGCTCCAGTACGAGGGCGCGGCCAAGCGCGGCTGGGCGGATCCGGATCTGGCCTCCGACATCGCCTGCCCGATGTACGCGCCGCTGGAGGAGTGCCTCGCACACGCCCTGTCCGGGACGCAGACCAAGCCGCTCATCCAGTGCGAGTACTCGCACGCCATGGGCAACAGCAACGGCACGCTGGCGGACCATTGGGCGGCCATCGAGGCCACCCCGGGTCTTCAGGGCGGGTTCATCTGGGAGTTCTGGGACCACGGCATCCTCCAGCGTGTGAACGACGGCAGACCGGCCGGGCGTGGGGGCGCCGGGCTCTACGACAACGGTGTCGCCGCGCCCGGGCATCGCTGGGCGTACGGCGGCGACTTCGGCGAGACGGACCACGACGGCGCCTTCATCGCCGACGGGGTCGTCTTCCCCGACCGCACCCCCAAGCCGGTGATGTTCGAGCACCGGGAGATCGCCGCGCCGGTGCGCATCGAGTCCTTCCGGCACGAGGGCGTCGTGCTGAGCAACCACCAGCACTTCCGGGGCCTGGACTGGCTGTCCGGCGAGTGGGAGCTGTCCCTCGCCGACGGAACCGCTGTGACGGCTCCCGCCGGACTGCCCGCTCTGCGGCCGGGCGAGACGGCCGTGGTGCCGCTGCCGTTCGCGCTGCCGGAGGACGGCGGTGAGGCGTGGCTGACGCTGCGGGTCACGACGGCCCGGGACGAGCCGTGGGCGCCGCGCGGCACGGTCGTGTGCCTGCCGCAGGTGCGGCTGCGGGCGGCGCCCGTGGTGCTGCACACCCCGGTCGCGGACCGCGCGGTCGAGGTCGACGAGGACGGGCTGCTGGTCCATCCGCTGCTGACGGCCGCGCCCACGCTGTCGCTGTGGCGGGCGCCGACCGACAACGACGAACTGGGCGGCATGGCGGCCCACTGGCGTGACTGGGGGCTGGCCGCCCCCACCCGCAAGGTCGTCTCCGTACGGCGTGACCCGGGCCGGGTGGCCGTGGTGTCCGACCACCTCTGCGAGGGCGGGACCGTCCGGCACGAACAGGTGCTGACGGCCGTGGAGGGCGGACTCCTCGTCGAGGAGTGCGCCGAGCTGCCCGAGGCGCTGCACGACGTGGCCCGGGTCGGGTCGGTGTTCGAGACGGTCGCCGGGCTGAACCTGCTGGAATGGTTCGGGCAGGGCCCTTGGGAGTCGTATCCGGACCGGGCCGCGGGCGCGCCCGTCGGTCACCACTGTCTGCCGGTGGACGAGTTGTTCACACCGTATCTGCGGCCGCAGGAGAGCGGCGGACGGCACGGCGTACGGCGGTTCAC
- a CDS encoding alkaline phosphatase family protein, giving the protein MDGLRYDRLTCSPANAPVLHALMAAGSVGTSLLPYGRADDESSAGTAYTDSGPGWSSVLTGVWPDRHGVTGNDFKGADYARYPDFLTRAASARPGLRTAAVVSWPELVRRGTLGRAIGRRVRHNGELWGYGTADRRVARTAMRWLTTFDPDALFVYFGATDEAGHATGPLSPAYDRALLAQDAHLGRLLAAIDARASDPGRARERWTVLITTDHGHLDSGGHGGDSHAEREVFVLLSEPGGPGGTRLGTPRLVDIAPTVLDRLGIPVDPAWGLQGRVLPRPTPPTSERS; this is encoded by the coding sequence ATGGACGGCCTGCGCTACGACCGGCTGACCTGCTCGCCGGCCAACGCCCCGGTGCTGCACGCCCTGATGGCCGCAGGCTCCGTCGGCACGAGCCTGCTGCCCTACGGCCGAGCCGACGACGAGTCCTCGGCCGGCACGGCCTACACCGACTCCGGGCCCGGCTGGTCGAGCGTCCTCACCGGGGTGTGGCCCGACCGCCACGGGGTCACCGGCAACGATTTCAAGGGTGCCGACTACGCCCGCTACCCCGACTTCCTGACCCGCGCCGCCTCCGCCCGGCCGGGCCTGCGCACCGCGGCCGTGGTGTCCTGGCCGGAGCTGGTCCGCCGCGGCACCCTCGGCCGGGCCATCGGCCGACGTGTGCGCCACAACGGTGAACTCTGGGGATACGGGACCGCGGACCGCCGCGTCGCCCGCACCGCCATGCGCTGGCTCACCACGTTCGACCCGGACGCCCTCTTCGTGTACTTCGGCGCCACCGACGAGGCCGGCCACGCCACCGGCCCCCTCTCTCCCGCCTACGACCGGGCCCTCCTCGCCCAGGACGCCCACCTCGGGCGGCTGCTGGCGGCGATCGACGCCCGGGCGTCGGACCCCGGACGCGCCCGGGAGCGCTGGACCGTGCTGATCACCACCGACCACGGCCATCTCGACTCCGGTGGCCACGGCGGCGACTCGCATGCCGAGCGGGAGGTCTTCGTCCTCCTCTCCGAGCCCGGTGGGCCCGGAGGCACCCGGCTCGGCACGCCCCGCCTCGTGGACATCGCCCCCACCGTCCTGGACCGGCTCGGCATCCCCGTGGACCCCGCCTGGGGCCTGCAGGGCCGCGTCCTGCCCCGGCCCACCCCACCGACTTCGGAACGGTCATGA